One window of Micromonas commoda chromosome 1, complete sequence genomic DNA carries:
- a CDS encoding hypothetical protein (Contains presumed diacylglycerol kinase catalytic domain Diacylglycerol (DAG) is a second messenger that acts as a protein kinase C activator), which produces MHAGFPKPGAANLVVAVIFMSFCGLTRRKKNKMNGRSGGFDALTGVPALRPSEDEIKKAKTKCLSKPITTEKLSIKTIMVVVHGKKCEDGKGKRDLREIRDLAEARGVQLVEVRTEREGHCEELVRDANFDNIDAVGVMGGDGTFREGVCGMIARSGDSPGGKELPIFAFPCGTGNNYARDLGQRTVTDVFDALARGHAHAVDAVRVQHPNGTTYSINCVTWGMARDAAATAEGMRWLGAIRYDIAGFFHIMKNKLNYANLAAYVDGDVSSSTQVTPILSDNEAAEDYLMMFAQNTRCSGRGFPFTPLAKLDDGFFDLIAVKKCGVLKTVGLFEAVKKGGSHVRDPSVCYVKVKKATLRASDAGDLVGIDGEVDVTTPINLEIAERAFTTFV; this is translated from the exons ATGCACGCTGGGTTCCCGAAACCCGGAGCGGccaacctcgtcgtcgcggtgatTTTCATGTCATTCTGCGGCCTGACGCGCAGGAAGAAGAACAAGATGAACGGACGATCCGGAggcttcgacgcgctcacgGGTGTCCCCGCCCTGAGGCCGAGCGAAGACGAGATCAAGAAGGCGAAGACGAAGTGCCTGAGTAAGCCAATCACCACGGAAAAGCTATCGATCAAG ACGATCATGGTGGTGGTCCACGGGAAAAAATGCGAGGACGGCAAGGGTAAGCGCGACCTCCGCGAGATTCgagacctcgccgaggcgcggggcgtgCAGCTCGTCGAGGTTCGCACAGAGCGAGAGGGGCACTGCGAAGaactcgtgcgcgacgcgaatTTCGACAAcatcgacgcggtcggcgtcatgggcggcgacggaacgTTTCGCGAGGGCGTGTGCGGCATGATCGCGAGgagcggtgactcaccgggcggcaAGGAGCTTCCGATTTTCGCGTTTCCCTGCGGCACCGGGAACAACTACGCTAGGGACTTGGGTCAACGAACCGTGACCGACGtcttcgacgcgctcgccagaggccacgcgcacgccgtcgacgccgtgcgcgtccaACACCCCAACGGAACGACCTACTCCATCAACTGCGTGACCTGGGGCATGGCGCGGGATGCGGCGGCAACCGCGGAAGGGATGCGATGGCTCGGCGCGATTCGCTACGACATCGCCGGCTTTTTTCACATCATGAAGAACAAGCTCAACTACGCCAACTTGGCAGCCTATGTTGATGGCGAcgtgtcctcgtcgacgcaggTGACGCCGATACTCTCGGATaacgaggctgccgaggacTACTTGATGATGTTCGCGCAAAACACGCGATGCAGCGGCAGAGGTTTCCCGTTCACTCCCCTCGCCAAACTCGACGACGGTTTCTTCGACTTGATCGCGGTGAAAAAGTGCGGCGTGCTAAAGACGGTGGGTCTCTTCGAGGCTGTCAAGAAGGGCGGATCGCACGTGCGGGATCCGTCCGTGTGTTACGTCAAGGTGAAAAAGGCGACGCTGcgggcgagcgacgccggcgatctcgtgggcatcgacggcgaggtggacgtcaCGACGCCGATAAACCTCGAGATTGCGGAGCGGGCGTTTACGACGTTTGTGTGA
- a CDS encoding hypothetical protein (Contains a protein kinase domain Eukaryotic protein kinases PUBMED:12734000, PUBMED:7768349, PUBMED:1835513, PUBMED:1956325, PUBMED:3291115 are enzymes that belong to a very extensive family of proteins which share a conserved catalytic core common with both serine/threonine and tyrosine protein kinases), translated as MDDILLDPAGSGGEFGHVKLNKKGSFKDFYKVGSILGEGAFGVVRLVTCKSDHSKWAVKVIEKSKVDPGDHSLQTEIDILCRVKQPNCICLREWFDEPTRVLLVMELVTGGTLLDHIVNSGHFNEEVGRTIFRDLATGLEYLHAHGIAHRDLKPENFMLSSKSPDARVKLADYGLSKILIDPAGGNEKTVCGTPSYVAPEILRCMTGKEETYNAINADAWSLGVNLFIILSGYPPFWRHEQNQKKLFDAIGRNDWSFDQTCWKDISVDAKSLIKGLMEPDVEKRYTVKQALQHKWCAETAIYAQVQKSGTGRAIQNSFDPPGYWAQEHW; from the exons ATGGACGATATCCTGCTGGACCCAGCAGGGAGTGGGGGTGAGTTTGGTCACGTCAAGCTCAACAAGAAGGGAAGCTTCAAGGATTTTTACAAGGTTGGCTCAATcttgggcgagggcgctttCGGGGTGGTGCGCTTGGTCACGTGCAAATCGGATCATTCCAAATGGGCCGTCAAGGTGATCGAAAAGAGTAAAGTCGATCCTGGTGACCACTCGCTGCAAACTGAAATCGACATCTTGTGTCGTGTCAAGCAACCGAACTGCATCTGCTTGAGAGAATGGTTCGACGAGCCAACCCGAGTACTTCTGGTGATGGAGCTCGTCACGGGTGGCACCTTACTTGACCACATAGTCAACAGCGGACATTTCAACGAAGAAGTTGGACGCACGATTTTTCGTGATCTAGCCACGGGGTTAGAATACCTGCATGCTCATGGGATCGCTCATCGGGACTTGAAGCCTGAGAACTTCATGCTCAGCTCCAagtcgcccgacgcgcgtgTCAAACTGGCAGATTACGGTCTGTCGAAGATTCTCATCGATCCAGCCGGAGGTAACGAAAAGACGGTGTGCGGAACTCCGAGCTACGTCGCCCCGGAAATACTGCGGTGCATGACGGGAAAAGAAGAAACCTACAACGCGATTAACGCCGACGCGTGGTCGTTAGGTGTTAATCTTTTCATCATTCTCAGCGGGTACCCGCCGTTCTGGAGACACGAACAAAATCAAAAGAAATTGTTCGACGCCATAGGTCGCAACGATTGGTCGTTTGATCAAACCTGCTGGAAAGACATCAGCGTCGATGCCAAAAGTTTGATAAAAGGTTTGATGGAACCGGACGTCGAAAAGAGGTACACCGTGAAGCAGGCGCTGCAGCACAAATGgtgcgcggagacggcga TTTACGCACAGGTTCAAAAAAGCGGGACTGGCCGTGCTATTCAAAACTCGTTTGACCCGCCTGGTTACTGGGCTCAAGAACACTGGTAA
- a CDS encoding predicted protein — protein MAPQPTDTDFRQNDRRQDYGLKVWHRMKYTDVKQAKVRAAYNTTASLIPTEHAKGCKMCFCAEFPCPFCVYFCEWGNVGNLCCCPCLFGVPLPVPWLISCVKLTWAGFDSWHHFFEISEEKNSEECQYVLVDKKAGVINAYQLDCCCPYDVEKACCTLVPLTSLTTKVDGISSFPAPQS, from the coding sequence ATGGCGCCGCAGCCGACCGACACTGATTTCCGCCAGAACGACAGAAGACAAGATTATGGTCTAAAAGTATGGCACAGGATGAAATACACGGACGTTAAGCAGGCCAAAGTGCGCGCCGCGTACAACACCACCGCTTCTCTGATCCCCACTGAACATGCCAAGGGGTGTAAGATGTGTTTTTGTGCCGAGTTTCCTTGCCCGTTCTGTGTTTATTTTTGCGAGTGGGGAAATGTAGGCAACCTTTGTTGTTGCCCGTGCCTCTTCGGCGTGCCGTTACCCGTCCCTTGGTTGATCTCTTGTGTGAAGTTGACCTGGGCGGGCTTTGATTCGTGGCATCATTTTTTTGAGATTAGTGAGGAGAAGAATAGTGAGGAGTGCCAGTATGTATTGGTGGACAAAAAAGCAGGAGTCATTAATGCCTACCAGCTAGATTGTTGCTGCCCATATGATGTGGAGAAAGCGTGCTGCACCCTCGTACCTCTCACTAGTCTCACCACGAAGGTAGATGGCATTAGTTCTTTTCCAGCGCCTCAATCCTAG
- the RSP9 gene encoding radial spoke protein 9 has product MNQNPLLTLDALAPCGVVLPTEARAALDTSLTLKARELGVQAFLLWGKFTTSSGRDYYVARAYNGTKRVDGKVIVNPGNKFYYSVDCAEWLDLEPVDGKLGELCGLIDGKRWLTGDPAHEYTVMEQPPTPDPDPVPDGDEPPPPPAAPDPIEHKLTELQRMAAMINRINAETACAPDGMYVTDAAGNYVAKPGFFVRYPDQLSSYVAPTGNLGKAAPGTWGLVWDSFKRVATLRSFAYPGFFAYYSANTNTIGNLYFGNGLRNEEVGFV; this is encoded by the exons atgAACCAGAATCCGCTCCTCAccctggacgcgctcgcgccgtgcggCGTGGTGCTCCCCACCGAGGCGAGGGCCGCGCTCGACACCTCGCTCACGCTCAAGGCGAGGGAGCTCGGCGTGCAGGCGTTCTTACTGTGGGGCAAGTTCACCACGTCGAGCGGCCGGGACTACtacgtcgctcgcgcgtaCAACGGGACCAAGAGGGTGGACGGCAAGGTCATCGTCAACCCGGGGAACAAGTTTTACTACAGCGTCGACTGCGCGGAGTGGCTGGATCTGGAGCCGGTGGACGGCAAGCTGGGCGAGCTGTGCGGGCTGATCGACG GCAAGCGATGGCTCACGGGTGACCCGGCGCACGAGTACACCGTGATGGAGCAGCCCCCCACGCCGGACCCGGATCCCGTCCCGGATGGAGACGAACCCCCGCcaccccccgccgcgcccgacccaATCGAGCACAAACTCACCGAGTTGCAAcggatggcggcgatgatcaACAGGATCAACGCCGAGACTGCGTGCGCGCCCGACGGGATGtacgtcaccgacgccgccggtaaCTACGTCGCCAAGCCCGGTTTCTTCGTCCGGTACCCCGACCAGCTGTCGTCGTACGTGGCGCCCACTGGTAACTTAGGTAAAGCTGCGCCCGGAACGTGGGGACTGGTGTGGGACTCGTTCaaacgcgtcgcgacgctgagGTCGTTCGCGTACCCGGGCTTCTTCGCGTACTACTCGGCCAACACGAACACGATCGGGAACCTGTACTTTGGCAACGGCCTGAGGAACGAGGAGGTTGGGTTCGTGTGA
- a CDS encoding monovalent Cation:Proton antiporter-1 family (sodium ion:proton antiporter; CPA1), whose protein sequence is MSYHAARALLADEASSNAAGMGLVNVSIEESYQVNEDAFHDRIIKVRNPGQPNVCASDGARVFPLTDFPVRGLPTPTRAHLSLSKTPRSTPIAQEVTADESHELVAAFSMTVMLTILLLVIILGATIKHYNITWLHQSGAALLLGTIVGFVVWYVRRDPMYQDNGTGESQRMTSFVEWIMFDTEFFFLVLLPPVIFESGYTLNPETLFRNFDAISVFAFLGTFVSTLVVGFIMYGAGMAGLAYRYTLRDAMLFGSLISSTDPVTTLSIFNDMGLDPDIHAVVLGESLLNDAISIVLFEALFMFGREKAGRGATAQLYGALDGVPSTLGVDSLGENSELATAVSAAMGAHGGSAPGTDDARYSHGVTTEVAFTELAITTFSSFIGVFFSSLLIGGAVGACSAMLHKYISITGDWDEGWVIDSALVLMFPYLAYTIAESANLSGIVAVLFCGMVMGRYTRQNLDKAPRMVTMCFFKLVAFLSETFVFIYMGSSMCTISLTHLVTAVISLFAIFIGRVANVFPGSYLLNATLRPTEEYGRLSQNTQMCLWYCGLRGAVAYALAMKAAATLGEPGQAMLSSTLFVVMFTVLFMGGSTTYVLQKLGIIDHAPRFGPGGLANRGRGGGGQSRGQGGGKEGAVGSLGKGMAGIAGNPMSPPRPSNKNRVGTNNPPGTPGDHTAVTMGADTSTPLLSESEHAADRRERRHRRGGAYRALRQFDFKYLQPLLLATPMKRLPREERPGRKGESGSNGGRAQGEGYGSGGSSGRGSPERPEGKGLSRNASHGDLPDEVFSPQMSHHKPADFARATEAERSYRVFAAGGREARANGSGANRHRVNADGTPMWGTDEV, encoded by the coding sequence ATGAGTTACCACGCGGCCCGCGCGTTgctggcggacgaggcgtcgAGCAACGCAGCGGGGATGGGACTGGTGAACGTCTCCATCGAGGAATCGTATCAGGTCAACGAGGACGCCTTCCACGACAGGATCATCAAGGTGAGGAACCCCGGCCAGCCCAACGTCTGCGCCtccgatggcgcgcgcgtctttCCGCTCACAGATTTTCCCGTACGCGGCCTCCCGACGCCAACTCGCGCTCACCTCTCCCTTTCCAAAACCCCTCGTTCCACCCCAATCGCGCAGGAGGTCACCGCGGATGAGtcgcacgagctcgtcgccgccttctccatgACGGTCATGCTCaccatcctcctcctcgtcatcatcctcggcgcgacAATCAAGCACTACAACATAACGTGGCTCCACCAATCCGGAGCCGCTTTATTACTGGGCACCATCGTCGGGTTCGTGGTGTGGTACGTGCGACGGGACCCGATGTACCAAGACAACGGCACGGGCGAATCGCAGCGGATGACGAGCTTCGTGGAGTGGATCATGTTCGACACTGAGTTTTTCTTCCTCGTGTTGCTTCCACCCGTCATCTTCGAATCCGGGTACACCCTGAACCCCGAGACTCTGTTTCGAAATTTCGACGCCATCTCGGTCTTCGCCTTTCTCGGGACGTTCGTGTCCACGCTCGTCGTGGGGTTCATCATGTACGGCGCCGGGATGGCGGGACTGGCGTACAGGTACACCCTACGGGACGCGATGCTCTTCGGATCGCTGATTTCGTCCACCGATCCGGTGACGACGTTGAGCATCTTCAACGACATGGGACTGGACCCGGACATACACGCGGTGGTGCTCGGTGAGTCGCTGCTGAACGACGCCATCTCGATCGTGCTGTTCGAGGCGCTCTTCATGTTCGGTCGGGAGAAGGCGGGCCGGGGGGCGACAGCACAGCTGTACGGGGCGCTGGACGGCGTGCCGAGCACCCTGGGGGTTGATTCGCTCGGCGAAAATTCGgagttggcgacggcggtgagcgccgcgatgggggCGCACGGCGGGTCAGCGCccgggacggacgacgcgagatACTCGCACGGCGTCACCACGGAGGTTGCGTTCACCGAGCTCGCCATCACCACCTTCAGCTCGTTCATCGGGGTCTTCTTCAGCTCGCtgctcatcggcggcgccgtcggcgcgtgcAGCGCCATGCTTCACAAGTACATCTCCATAACGGGCGATTGGGACGAGGGCTGGGTCATCGACTCCGCGTTGGTGCTGATGTTCCCGTATCTGGCGTACACGATCGCGGAGTCGGCGAACTTGAGCGGGATCGTGGCGGTGCTCTTCTGCGGGATGGTGATGGGTCGGTACACGCGACAGAATCTGGACAAGGCTCCCCGGATGGTCACCATGTGCTTCTTCAAGCTGGTGGCGTTCCTGTCCGAGACGTTCGTGTTCATCTACATGGGGAGCAGCATGTGCACGATATCTCTCACGCacctcgtcaccgcggtcATCTCTTTATTCGCCATTTTCATCGGCAGAGTCGCCAACGTCTTCCCCGGGTCGTATTTGCTAAACGCCACTTTACGACCCACCGAGGAGTACGGGCGGCTGAGCCAAAACACGCAGATGTGCCTGTGGTACTGCGGCTTgaggggcgcggtggcgtacGCGCTGGCGATGAAGGCGGCTGCGACGTTGGGCGAACCCGGTCAGGCGATGCTTTCGTCGACGCTGTTCGTCGTGATGTTCACCGTGCTCTTCATGGGGGGAAGCACCACGTACGTGCTGCAAAAGCTGGGCATCATCGACCACGCGCCGAGGTTCGGACCCGGGGGGCTCGCGAACCGAGGGAGAGGAGGTGGCGGTCAGAGCAGGGGACAAGGAGGGGGCaaggagggcgccgtcggttCTCTCGGGAAAGGGATGGCGGGCATCGCCGGGAACCCGATGTCCCCGCCTCGGCCGAGCAACAAAAACCGTGTAGGGACAAACAACCCCCCCGGCACCCCCGGGGACCACACAGCCGTTACTATGGGCGCCgacacgtccacgccgttACTCTCGGAGAGCGAACACGCGGcggatcgacgcgagcgaaggcacaggcgcggcggcgcgtacAGGGCGCTGAGACAGTTTGACTTTAAGTACCTGCAGCCGCTCCTgctggcgacgccgatgaaGCGGCTGCCGCGGGAGGAGCGACCGGGGCGTAAGGGCGAGTCGGGGTCGAacggggggcgcgcgcagGGGGAGGGGTACGGGAGCGGCGGAAGCAGCGGGCGGGGTTCGCCGGAGCGACCCGAGGGAAAAGGTTTGAGCCGCaacgcgtcgcacggcgaCTTGCCCGACGAGGTTTTCTCGCCACAGATGAGTCACCACAAACCCGCGGATTTCGctcgggcgacggaggcggagcgtTCCTACCgcgtgttcgccgcgggtgggcgggaggcgcgcgcaAACGGCTCGGGGGCGAATAGACACAGGGTCAACGCGGACGGAACCCCGATGTGGGGCACCGACGAGGTCTGA
- a CDS encoding hypothetical protein (Contains a NUDIX domain This family is a member of the NUDIX superfamily clan. putative uncharacterized proteins), producing the protein MSTDPAGEPTPLMSRQGREKQRYTQDSQRLVAGCIPVRDNPRVKGGVEVCMVSNRHNDGLIFPKGGWETDETAEEAAARESMEEAGVRGGTCTYVGEFTFKSRKKALVNGGKKATCLARVFVMHVTEEMSEWPEQATRTRTWLPAVDAIEQCKHDWMRDALRTWASTMPGLETAG; encoded by the exons ATGtcgacggacccggcggGCGAGCCAACCCCTCTCATGTCCAGGCAAGGGCGCGAGAAGCAGCGGTACACGCAAGACTCCCAGAGGCTCGTGGCCGG GTGCATACCGGTCAGGGATAACCCGCGCGtcaagggcggcgtcgaggtgtgCATGGTCAGCAACAGGCACAACGACGGGTTGATCTTCCCGAAGGGCGGCTGGGAGACGGacgagacggcggaggaagccgcggcgcgggagtcGATGGAGGAGGCTGGGGTCAGAGGTGGAACGTGCACGTACGTCGGAGAGTTTACGTTCAAATCGCGCAAGAAGGCGTTGGTGAACGGGGGTAAGAAGGCGACGTGCCTGGCGCGGGTGTTTGTTATGCACGTCACCGAGGAGATGAGCGAATGGCCGGAGCAGGCGACTCGGACGCGAACGTGGCTTCCAGccgtggacgccatcgagcaGTGCAAGCACGACTGGATGAGGGACGCGCTGCGCACGTGGGCGTCCACGATGCCGGGCCTGGAAACCGCCGGGTGA
- a CDS encoding predicted protein — GLPARGKTHMAKRLCQYLRFFHGARTQVFNVGSYRRKMMGKTKADSEFFRGNGENDALRKSFARAALKDLVDFLFQEDLGSNLEQRSADSGRVAIFDATNTTKERREWIRAQLDGLPLKLLFIESVCTDQAIIDRNIWHVKVNNEDYVTEADKRRAYDDFKKRIENYEAVYQPIDEEHLSFIKLINCGKKVEINNIHGFLCGRIVQFLTNMHATHQTIYLTRHGQSEYNYQGKIGGDSGLSMMGEKYALALAKYCVDHLTKDPHTGEPVPCRLWTSSLQRTILTARHIPHPKVKPMSPRVLRNLDEIYAGVCDGMTYDEIEANYPEEFALRNENKLGYRYPRGESYLDVISRLDPLIQELESYQEPVLIVGHQGVLRLIYAYFTGMDRTEACNASIPLNTVIKVSLFSFSYGQLL, encoded by the exons GGGTTACCGGCGCGGGGTAAGACGCACATGGCGAAGCGTCTGTGCCAGTACCTCCGGTTCTTCCACGGCGCCAGGACGCAGGTGTTCAACGTCGGGTCGTACAGACGTAAGATGATGGGCAAGACCAAGGCGGACAGCGAGTTCTTCCGGGGAAACGGCGAGAACGACGCGCTGCGAAAGTCCttcgcgcgagccgcgctgAAGGATCTGGTTGATTTTTTGTTCCAGGAGGATCTGGGTTCCAACCTGGAGCAGCGGTCCGCGGACAGCGGACGGGTGGCCAtcttcgacgcgacgaacaCCACGAAGGAACGCCGGGAGTGGATCCGCGCTCAACTCGACGGGCTGCCGCTGAAGCTGCTGTTCATCGAGTCGGTGTGCACGGACCAGGCGATCATCGATCGAAACATCTGGCACGTCAAGGTGAACAACGAGGACTACGTGACGGAGGCGGACAAGCGACGCGCGTACGACGATTTCAAAAAGCGGATAGAGAACTACGAGGCCGTGTACCAGCCCATAGACGAGGAGCACCTGTCGTTCATCAAGCTCATAAACTGCGGGAAGAAGGTTGAGATCAACAACATCCACGGCTTTCTCTGCGGCCGCATCGTTCAGTTTCTGACCAACATGCACGCCACGCACCAGACGATTTACCTCACCAGGCACGGTCAGAGCGAGTACAACTACCAGGGAAAGATCGGAGGCGACTCCGGGCTGTCCATGATGGGCGAGAAgtacgcgctcgcgctcgccaagtaCTGCGTCGATCACCTCACGAAAGACCCACACACGGGCGAACCCGTGCCGTGCCGGCTGTGGACGTCCAGTCTGCAGCGAACCATATTAACCGCGAGACACATCCCGCACCCAAAGGTCAAACCC ATGTCCCCTCGGGTGTTGAGGAACCTGGACGAGATATACGCGGGCGTGTGCGACGGGATGACGTacgacgagatcgaggcCAACTATCCGGAGGAGTTCGCGCTGCGAAACGAAAACAAGCTGGGATACCGGTACCCCCGCGGGGAGTCTTACCTGGACGTGATATCCCGTTTGGACCCGCTGATACAGGAGCTCGAATCGTACCAAGAACCGGTGCTCATCGTCGGTCACCAAGGCGTGCTGAGGCTCATCTACGCGTACTTCACCGGCATGGACCGAACGGAAGCGTGCAACGCATCGATACCGCTCAACACGGTGATAaaggtgagtttattttcattttcgtatgggcaattattatga
- a CDS encoding ribonucleoside-diphosphate reductase (Contains an ATP cone domain, a Ribonuc_red_lgN domain (Ribonucleotide reductase, all-alpha domain), and a Ribonuc_red_lgC domain (Ribonucleotide reductase, barrel domain)) — MAMYVVKRDGRQEPVHFDKITARINKLAYGLNQEFCDPVLVAQKVAVGVYKGVTTSELDELAAETAASMTSKHPDYAQLAARIAVSNLHKNTLKSFSETMKVMYEHVNKRNGKWSPLLADDVYEIIKENADRFDSEIVYDRDFDYDYFGYKTLERSYLLRVDGKIVERPQHLLMRVAIGIHKDVEKAIDTYHMLSERWMTHASPTLFNSGTPRPQLSSCFLIAMKEDSIEGIYDTLKECACISKSAGGIGLSIHDIRATSSYIRGTNGTSNGIIPMLRVFNDTARYVDQGGGKRKGAFAIYLEPWHADIFDWLDLRKNHGKEEARARDLFYGLWTNDLFMKRVEANGEWTLFCPNEAPGLADCWGEEFEALYEKYEAEGKGKKTVKAQQLWFAILESQVETGNPYMLFKDACNRKSNQQNLGTIRSSNLCTEIVEYTSPEETAVCNLASIALPRFVIENNPQSPTGRTEAKKLRGSIGAANRYFDHDKLAEITRKVTRNLNRIIDVNYYPVETARRSNMKHRPIGLGVQGLADVFILLGMPFDSPEAKKLNAEIFETIYFAALTESNDIAKRDGTYESYPGSPVSNGVLQPDMWGLTEMPGGDRHDWTGLRTKISEHGVRNSLLVAPMPTASTSQILGNNECFEPYTSNIYARRVLSGEFTVVNQHLLSDLTEMGLWDPSLKNELIANNGSVQSLDIPDNLKEIYKTVWEIKQRILVDMAADRGAFIDQSQSFNVHMSDANSGKLTSLHFYAWKKGLKTGMYYLRSRAAADAVKFTVDPNSVKAKNASSKKEVVGDKENQPANGEGAKKGPVDPDMEEEALMAAKIACSLANKDECVMCGA, encoded by the exons ATGGCCATGTACGTAGTgaagcgcgacgggcgccagGAGCCCGTGCACTTCGACAAGATCACCGCGCGCATCAACAAGCTCGCCTACGGCCTCAACCAGGAGTTCTGCGACCCG GTTCTCGTCGCGCAGAAGGTTGCGGTTGGCGTCTACAAGGGCGTCACCACCTCCGagctcgatgagctcgccgccgagacggcCGCGTCCATGACCTCCAAGCACCCCGACTACGCTCAG ctcgccgcgcgcatcgccgtgTCCAACCTCCACAAGAACACCCTCAAGTCGTTCTCGGAGAC CATGAAGGTCATGTACGAGCACGTCAACAAGCGCAACGGCAAGTGGTCCCCgctgctcgccgacgacgtgtaCGAGATCATCAAGGAG AACGCCGACCGTTTCGATTCCGAGATCGTGTACGACCGCGACTTTGACTACGATTACTTCGGCTACAAGACTCTGGAGCGATCgtacctcctccgcgtcgacggcaagATCGTGGAGCGCCCCCAGCACCTGCTCATGCGCGTCGCCATCGGCATCCACAAGGATGTGGAGAAGGCCATCGACACCTACCACATGCTCTCCGAGCGCTGGATGACCCACGCGTCCCCCACGCTCTTCAACTCGGGTACCCCCCGCCCCCAGCTGTCGTCGTGTTTCCTCATCGCCATGAAGGAGGATTCCATCGAGGGCATCTACGATACCCTCAAGGAGTGCGCGTGCATCTCCAAGTccgccggcggcatcggTCTGTCCATCCACGACATCCGCGCCACCTCTTCCTACATCCGCGGCACCAACGGAACCTCCAACGGCATCATCCCCATGCTTCGCGTCTTTAACGACACCGCGAGGTACGTCgaccagggcggcggcaagaGGAAAGGCGCATTCGCCATCTACCTCGAGCCGTGGCACGCGGACATCTTCGACTGGCTCGACCTCCGCAAGAACCACggcaaggaggaggcgcgtgCCAGGGACCTGTTCTACGGCCTGTGGACCAACGATCTGTTCATgaagcgcgtcgaggctAACGGCGAGTGGACCCTCTTCTGCCCCAACGAAGCCCCGGGTCTCGCGGATTGCTGGGGCGAGGAGTTCGAGGCTCTGTACGAAAAGTACGAGGCGGAGGGCAAGGGTAAGAAGACGGTCAAGGCCCAGCAGCTCTGGTTCGCCATCCTCGAGTCCCAGGTTGAGACTGGTAACCCGTACATGCTCTTCAAGGATGCGTGCAACCGCAAGTCCAACCAGCAGAACCTCGGCACCATCCGATCCTCCAACCTCTGCACCGAGATTGTCGAGTACACCTCGCCGGAGGAGACCGCGGTGTGCaacctcgcgtccatcgcgctgCCCCGCTTCGTCATCGAGAACAACCCCCAGTCCCCCACGGGCCGCAccgaggcgaagaagctcCGAGggtccatcggcgccgccaacAGGTACTTCGACCACGACAAGCTCGCCGAGATCACCCGCAAGGTGACCCGCAACCTCAACCGCATCATCGACGTCAACTACTACCCCGTCGAGACCGCCAGGCGCAGCAACATGAAGCACAGGCCCATTGGCCTCGGCGTTCagggcctcgccgacgtcttcATCCTCCTCGGCATGCCCTTCGACTCTCCCGAAGCGAAGAAGCTCAACGCCGAGATCTTCGAGACCATCtacttcgccgcgctcaccgagtCCAACGACATCGCCAAGCGCGACGGAACCTACGAGTCCTACCCAGGCTCCCCCGTCTCCAACGGCGTCCTCCAACCCGACATGTGGGGCCTGACCGAgatgcccggcggcgacaggcACGACTGGACCGGGCTTCGGACGAAGATCTCCGAGCACGGCGTCCGCAACTCCCTGCTGGTGGCGCCCAtgcccaccgcgtccacgtcccaGATTTTGGGCAACAACGAGTGCTTCGAGCCGTACACCTCCAACATCTacgcccgccgcgtgctcTCCGGCGAGTTCACCGTCGTGAACCAGCACCTCCTCTCCGACCTCACCGAGATGGGCCTCTGGGACCCCAGCCTCAAgaacgagctcatcgccaaCAACGGCTCCGTCCAGTCGCTGGACATCCCCGACAACCTCAAGGAGATCTACAAGACGGTCTGGGAGATCAAGCAGCGCATCCTCGTGGACATGgccgccgaccgcggcgccttCATCGACCAGTCGCAGTCGTTCAACGTGCACATGTCCGACGCCAACAGCGGTAAGCTGACGTCGCTGCACTTTTACGCGTGGAAGAAGGGCCTTAAAACCGGCATGTACTACCTCAGGTCcagggccgccgccgacgcggtcaaGTTCACCGTCGATCCCAACAGCGTCAAGGCTAAGAACGCGTCTTCAAAGAAGGAGGTTGTCGGCGACAAGGAGAACCAGCCCGCGAACGGGGAGGGTGCGAAGAAGGGACCCGTCGACCCGgacatggaggaggaggctctCATGGCGGCGAAGATTGCGTGCTCCCTCGCCAACAAGGACGAGTGCGTGATGTGCGGCGCGTAA